The genomic window ATGCCCGCAGGCAGCCCAAGGGATTGCGCGAAAGCCGTGGGCAGCAGCGACACCACGAACAGGAACAACAGAGCGACGATCGGATTCATAAGCACACTCCAGGGGCGCGGCCCCAGACATGGAGGTCTAAGGCCGGAAGAAGGCGAAAGATTGGGGTTAGAAGCGTCTGCCGACCGACTGACTGTTGGCGTGCGCTAAGGCCCACCACTCTGCCAGCGCCGCCCTGCCGCCGTCCTTGACCATCAGACGTTTTAGGTTGTCTTTGCCGCTGCCGCCGTAGGTCTTCAGGTCGGCAGGCAGGGCCAGCGGGCCTTCGGCAGTGGCGTTAAATTCCACGTTCCGGTTGAACAGGATGGCGTCGAAGATCGCCTGGCCGTTGTCGGTGGCCAGCCTCGCCCGCCGTTCGTAATTGGTCATCTGGAAGTAAGCGCTCGGGCCGCCTGCCCACGGCACACCCTCAATGTGGCGGTCGGTGAGGTAGCTGCGGTTGCCGTCCCATTCGCAGTGGTGGCCGCCCTGCTGCGACCAGATGGCCCTGAAACCGATCCCCCAATTGCGCCGGAGCACAATGTCGTGCGGGTTGCGGGCGTGAATGTTGTCCACGCCTTCAATCAACCCACTCGTGCCGCTGTACTCGGTTTCCCTGGGGTCTTGCGGACTGGTGGGATTGCTGATCACCTTGTTGGAGCCGTTGTAACTCTTGCTCACTCCAGGCACGTACTCCAAGTCCGGGCCGCCCGTGTTGACCACGAAATTGTCTTGCACCACCAGCGGATCACTGGAGAGGCCCGAACTTTCCTGAAAGGCCAGTCCGTCTTCGACCGTGTAGCCGAGGTCAGCCGTGCAGAGATTCCATTCCACGATGCCAGGGACGTTCAGCACCTTCCCCAGCCGGAGGTAGTTGGACACCTCGCGTCCAATCACGCCGCCGATGGCCTTGCGCCGGTCATTGTTTTCGTGGGTGGAGACCCACAGGCTGCGAATGTATCCCCCTTTGCCGTCACTCATGCGGCCGTCAGGGTTGTGGAGGTGGTTGCGGTAGAGCCGGAAGCGGTCGCCCTTGCTGGGGTTCCCGGCAAACTGACGGGCCAGAGGGTTGCCCTCGCTGTACCCCGTCAGGAACAGGCCCTGACCGATGCCAAACACATCGTTATGGTGCCAGTCGATGTCCATGAACTCCTGAAGGTCGAAGAACCTCGCGGGCGGCTGGCCTGCTCTGATGGGGGGCAGCATCCGGTAGCTGCTGTCTTTGCCTCTGAGCCGCGACCGCCATCCAGAGAACATTGGCCCGCGTGAGACGGCCACCACGTTGTCGAAGGACGGCAGAACCGTGTTGGCAGGCAACGTGAAGCACGGCCCCTCGCCTTCATTCCAGAAATAGCGCCCTTCCAGCTTGTCTCCCGGCTTGACCGTGATGGCGCTCTCCCAGACTTTGCCTTTGGGCAGTTCTGGCATGGTGGGCCGCAGCCGCACCGGGGGAATGCTGGGCGGCGTCGGCACCAGCACAGGCGGCGGGGGTGCAGGCGGCGTGACCACTGGTGGCTGAGGAACCACGACGACGGGCGGTTCAGGAGCTACCACAGGCGGCAGCGGCGTTACCACCGGTGGAGGGGCAGGCGTGGCCACCACCGCGGCCGTCACGGCGAGCGCCAGGCTGAGAGTGAGGCGGATGGTGTCACCGTTTGGCAGGGTGCCCGCATAGGTGCCGTCGGACTGCAAAATCAAAGGAATATTGGTCATGGCAGTCTCCTCGCGTCAGTGAATGACGCCGGGGGGCAGGGCGGGAACGACCAGCGTCGGCTCCCGGCTGTTCAGGTACACGCGCACGGTCTCGGTGCGGGCGTCGATGCTCATGTCGTGTTCGGGACGCTGCACCAGTTGCCCGGTAATTTCTACGTCGTTGACCAGCACGCGGGTCGTTGGTGCCCCTCGCAGGGCCTGCAGCGAGGCCAGCGTGCGCTTGGCGCCACGGGCGTACAGCCAATGCTCGGGCGGATGGTAGTGCTCGCGGACAAACGCCTCGCAGGCCTGACGGTTCTTGATGTGCGCGCTCGGCCAGTGGCTCGGGGCCAGCACCACGCCCGCTTTCTTGACGTAGAAATGCAGGTGCGCGGC from Deinococcus sp. QL22 includes these protein-coding regions:
- a CDS encoding M23 family metallopeptidase, which codes for MTAFWPTLDTPTTRYTVQTGCAFLDAAYYRAEGSVHPAIDLNAVTGGNTDLGDPVHGVDSGVVVAVMWDGYIGGIVEIKHEDGSISGYWHLRDIHVTLGQRVSGGDLIGQIGKGAKLNMAAHLHFYVKKAGVVLAPSHWPSAHIKNRQACEAFVREHYHPPEHWLYARGAKRTLASLQALRGAPTTRVLVNDVEITGQLVQRPEHDMSIDARTETVRVYLNSREPTLVVPALPPGVIH